The Dioscorea cayenensis subsp. rotundata cultivar TDr96_F1 chromosome 18, TDr96_F1_v2_PseudoChromosome.rev07_lg8_w22 25.fasta, whole genome shotgun sequence genome includes the window CGCAGAGCCGGCGCTGCCGCCGAGCAACTCCCTGCACCGCCAGTAGAATCCCCGGTAAGCCGGCACGACCATTCGCACAGCCGAAGCCCGGACTTCGTCTCTCGATGTCTTGTCCACCACCACCCACTCCCCTTGATTCCGCGAAGCCTCCTCAAATGCAGCATTGAAGGCCTTCATTGATTCTCCGGCCTCCTCCGCCGTCGCTACACCAACGGCCGGGATCGCCGCCGCCACCGTCGCCCAGACCAGCCTCTCGTAGTTGCCCATATAATGACGAACTTTGGCGGAGTGCCTTTGAAGCCATTCGTCTCCGAGGATTTCTTTGAGCTCGGATTCACTGATCTTGTTCACAATGTAGTGGAGATTGTTAGCTAAGAATAGGTAGGATTGGCCGACGTGTTTGTAGGTCTCGGCCTTGCTGTCGAGCTTGCAGAGAAGGACGAAAACGAGCCATGATATCCTCTTCGCCATTGGAGATGAGAGCGAGCTTTCCTCTGGATCTGGTTCTTGGGGTGATGATGGGTTTGAATTGGCGAGGATATTGGCGAGTGGGAGCTTGTAATCGCCGAGGAAAATGAGGTAGTTGATGACGTACCGTGTCAGAGGGTGGACCCCACCGCCTGAAATTGCTGACCTGGAGGCGTCTTTTTGGATGAGTGATTCGAAATCGGCGAGGAGAGAGTTCGCTGTTTCTTCGAGTTTTTGCAATGAGGTTAGGGTTTGGGAGAGGACGCTGGTGGTGGATTCGAAGGAGAAGAGGGTCTTGATGGAAGGGAGGAGGGTGGAGATAGTGTCATAGAGGTCTAGGATTCGGAAGAGCTTCTCCGGCGTGGATTTGGTTTTGGCGATGGAGTCTGGGAAGGAGAGAAGGGCGGTGGCGGCGTCACGGGTGATGTCGGCGAAGCAGGACTCGAGGATGGAGTTGGAGCCGGAGAAGACGTGCTCGGCTAGAGTAAGCTCGCTGGAGAAGAGGGTTTGGATGGCCGGACCAGTGCCGCGGAGCCAGGACTTGATCTTGAGCTCGAGGATGTCCCAATCGAGCTTCTGGATCTGGGACGAGGATAGCCGCTCGAAGCCAAGACGGTAGAGGCCCTCATCGACGATGGATTTCCGGCGGGTTTTGTAGATCCGGACGTACTCCTTACCGTACCCGGCGGCGATCATGGCTTCAGAGATAGCTCGAAGGTCGTCGTCGGCGGCGGGGACAGCATCGGAAGCCGACGAGATCTTTTCCTCGTCGGATAACTCGTCGTTGCCGGAGGAGCTGGAGGTGCGAGCGGAAATGGATTCCAGAGGATCAGGAGAGGAAGACAGAAGGAGATCAAGCTCGTGCTCGAGCCGGCGGATCGCCGCCTGCATCAAAGCCTGGGCGCGGACGAGGTTGCGGGAACGGACGGCGGGGTCGCCGGCGAGCTCATCAGACGAGAAGAAGAGCATGGCGCGCTGGAGGTCGCCGACGGCGCGAAGAAGAAGGCCAGCCTCGCGCTTATCTGACCGGAAAAGTGACGTCATTCTCGCCTCGAGATTCGTACTGGGATCCCATCTCATGATGATGGATTCAGTGAGGGCGATGTTCTCGTCCATCATAGTTGCAGAGAAGGTCTGGCGGGAAGGAGAACAAGTTACACTTGATGAACGGCCAGGATAGTAGCTTGGAGATGGAGGAGCAGTTAACGAACGGCCATGATTGGAGATTGGATCATGGAGCCGCTGGGGATGATGGCTCTCGTGATAAGAGCCAAAGAAGAGAGCTCGAAGTCCTAAGCGTGGcattttttgtaattacaaCGCAAATATGCTCAAGTCCCTGAAGAATGGGAAAAGATAAGAGAGCCttcgagatatatatataaagatagatagatagatagatggaCGGCTGAGATTGCGTATTAGAGGACGTTAATactaatacaaaattaaacGATGCGTGTGAGTGTGTAACAAGGAAAATTAgagtaaattaatttttatttataatgcatgtactTATACAAGTAAGCTAAGATCTTATTCAAGCCCCACTCGTCACATtggaaaatgagaagaaaatattttatttttatcttaaggTTACAAGACTAGTTGCGTATCTATGACAAATTCAttgaaatcataaataaatttttattgtggaataaaaaaaatattatggcgTGTAACAGTTGTGATTTAGGGTGAATGGAAgacaaaatagaaaatttataaGTTTACATTCATTgtcatataattaaattaaatatatattaaataaaaattaaatggttTTTTAACGTGCGGAAACGtagaaatatcaaataatattacGTTGAAATGGTCTTTGATGTCATAGCACACATATATCGTGGCAGCCGGCGAGAGTCAACTAGAACAACTATGTGAATTGGTTTGATCTGTTGTATTGTAATGAACACCAAACACCAGCACAGTGCCACGTGTCATTATCTTTGCCGATGATTTTTGTAGGACCCACTATATTCAAGATCTGACTGAGGTCATTTTAATTTCTTCTGATTTTCTATTTTATGTTGCACTCGTgggttcatttttatttttattcttttttatctcatttttttatagttattatattatttatttattatatatatggttaGATTTCCCTAAATAATGATATTCTCGTAGGCTAATAGTAGTACGTTTAATTTTCTCATTTAACAAgttggaattaattttttaaaaaaaattattcattaaaaaatatattatcataattaacACGACAATTTTTCCGTGGTGTCCAATTGCGAATCaaccttttcacttaatcaatatattttgtttaaaaaataaaataaatacatatataataattcaaatttaatgacAATGAATTGATCTATTTCAATTAGTAAACTAACATGTCATTTTCTCATTTTAAGGAACATGTTTTTCTCCGTCtcttaaaatccaaaataattaataggCCATTAATATTGACTCCtggataaataacaaaaaaataataataatttgacgTTTAATTATTCAAGGCAAGATAATATCAAGATAAGTTCAACActaaaataatgattaaatacaacaatttaaaaaaaaaaccactaaaACTTTAACCACGAGTTCATTGTCCCATTGTAAGAGAAATTACCAACTAGTTTAGTACACCCATATGGATATGATTAACTctattatatacatacatatatatatatatattatttacaaaatgCAAAGACTGAAATGAAGAAACAAGGAACCATAACTTATTCATGCATGAATAAAGATAGCCGTCTTATTTGAAAAGACACGTAATGACAACATGGCTAACATGCAATCTATGCAActtatctctctctttctcactcCTTACATATTAATGTatttatctaatatatatattaaagattgactctttgtttgtttatatattatgagCTAGTCTTGGTCTAGAAAAACTTGTAAATGCACTTTCTAGTACTATCTTCATTAACGTTTGACTAGAGTTATAAAACAATACTGTTTTGGTTCCACTTGCTTGACATTAgtgttatttaataattaaagaagTCAAAACATCTGTCACTATTCACTAATGGCAGCTGCCTTGTGGACATATATGAGAGCAACCTCCGTTTGTTGATAACTTGATAAGACTTCTCATTTCATTATctagttgttttaattttgtactTGTGTCAATcctcaatattatatatatatatatatatatatatatatatatatatatattattcataagGCATATCTTGCTCCTTGTGTATCCATACATGCAAGTGGGTACCTATTTTATCCAACGGCCGCATGTTAGAAATGTGAATAATtatacattgaaaaataaaatatttgtaaattataCTCTGTTCGATGCTTTTTACTTGTTAGATTTGAGaagttttatttaatcttttttattataaatttaaaaaaatacatgaatctttcaatatttttttttatttactttttatctttaatatacttatatttttttcaatattttttttttgtaaaattaaaacACTATAGTGAGAGAATAAAAgatacaattaaattataaaaaaattaataagattttGATGGTATTTAAATTGGggtagttttaaaaatttgatatcataaattaattaaaacagaTATATAAAATAGGACTCGAACAAGTACCTAGTATGATTAAGATAAAGTCAcctatgatatatatatatatatatatatatatatatatatatatatatatatatatatatatatatatatataataaaatatcagtAGATATATCCCAGAGTACTTGTAAAAACATAGGTATTGGTCATTGCACCTTAAATATTATGGATAAACAAGAGGGCTACCCATTGTCACTTGTTCTCAATGAGTACCCACTACCCTCACAGGCTTAAATTGCGGAGTTTAATATATCCATACAcggaaacaattttttttttttatatatatatattcttttttaatgttatataatGGCCGGAGTGAATGTTAGATTAAAATCAAACCcgtattttgctttttttttttaaaaaaaaaaattcttagttTTATTATACACACATTCAgaggttttttattattattattttttaactttgttATTATGATGAcagttttagttttttatttttttataaattgacaaCAAGTGTCAATTATTTGAAACAAACAAATGTGCAGAAATATAGAGCACAATTagatcaataaatatttatattctcACTTTATGTAAAGGACTTAGACGAAAAACCGTTggtgatggatttttttttatattatatttttgttgtgtaCCGTTTTTACatgttattgtatttatttttcaatacaccatggattatatattttttttttttaaaaaaacctttttgATTTTGCAAGTCGAAATAAAacatattgtttttatatgacCTCAAATGGGAACCCACCATCTGATATCAATGAAATGCTCAATTTTACATATAATGAATCTATTTATAGAACAAAAAACCATTAATTACATAAAGATAAACGATATTCAATTGACATCAGAGTAGCAACTTTTTCAAGGGTAAGAAAAACCACCGAGAGACAAACATTATgcaattatttaaattgaaaattcaaCTCAATGAAAAACGAAGGCACATGGAAAACTCTCCATCCATCAACTATTCAAGCCAAATTGGTTCATCCCTTTCAATCATTTAATCTTCAATAAATGAGAGAAcactaatttaatatattaatgaaaacCTCATCAATGGTTGAAAAAATattcatacacacacacacgcacacacaaaaATTAAGAAGCATATTTCTTGCAAAATATTCCAATCTCTTCATTGCTTTTTCAATGGTGGAAATTTCATGATTAATGTTTGGCCAATTTATCAAACTTGTGACAAAACAAAGTACATGCTTGCAAAGATGTATGAcaactttgtattgatttttcttctcttgaacatgataacaattttattaatttgttccCATAATGTGTGAACTGAGTTCATGAGGTGGACCATATGTTTCTTCAAACGTGGCTACCTAGAATATTGTTGCATTTTGACATTGAACCTATTCATGCTATTTTCCGCGCAAAGTCCatggtaagttttttttttattttaaaatttttttgatctttttttattatttatattttccacTTATTTGAAATGGGATATTTCAAGTTGAGAAATATCAGTAAACCCTTCTCTTTAGCCTTTATAAAATACACATTCGGGAATTCGAGTCTAGTTATTTTGTTTCATCTAGAATAGAATATGAACATATTTTTTTGacttaaataaaatcatgagttGTGATATATAATTCTCTATGGAATAACATGAATGGAATTTATTTATAACTGTAGATATATGGAAAACTTTAAAACTAAGGTAATTAAGGCTCATGACAATGTGATCATAAAACGATTGAAGTATGAAAGGGTTTTCAGTCTTTTGGCTAAGTTAATAAAAGaatttcaatgaaaaacatgcataaaatttatttagaattatAGATATATAGAAAACTTTGAATATGTGATAATTAAGGTTTATGATAATATGAACATTAAAGATCAAATTACAATagagtatttattattttggctaaatgaacaaaagaattttaatgaaaaacatgcatagaatttttctataattataaaaatatcaaaaactgTGAATATGTGGTAATTATGACTTATGATAATGTCAACATATAAAGGCTAAAGTATGAGAGAGCTTTCAATCTTTTGGCTAAATGAAGAATAGAACTTCAATAAAAAGcattcataaaatttatttataactgTAAATATACAGAAAACTTTGAACATGAAGTAAATTAAGAGGCATGTTTTTCTGAATCTCCTTTTTAATTAGCAGCTTTTTTTCTCGGTAAAAgctttttattttacttttgtatatgtatatattcgaattttctaaaaaatactTCACAAATGGTGAGAGTTCAATAAGCATGTTAGGATATATTTGTAAGAGTGTGAGTAGTGATTAAGTACATATAGTTTTAACCCCTATAATTTTGCCCTTGTTTGCTCCATTGATAATTGTGCACgctcatatattattaataacataaccatttattttggaaaaaaaaaaacgtcCTTCCTTTTACTTTTGTATTTGTAGGTGTTTGTTTAGTCCCTCTGTTTATTCATGTCTTCTATCTCTCTCAACTTTGTAGATTGACTTGATATTATTTGCAAGTTGGAAATGAAGAAATTTGCATGACAATTCATTTAGACAAAAGTCTCTGTGGGTAGAGATTTGCATACAACAAAAGTGCATCAGCTTGAAAGGGATGGAAAAAGAAAACTCTATAATTCAAATCAATATCCAAGGAAAAGTTTTtcactttttctatttttttgggcttttcatttatgtatatttgtgtgCACTTTGTAAATTTTCTcatttaattggtttttataaaaaataacttttattatttaatatgttaCCTTGTTATTCACTACTATCTCTACATATTATTAAGTGAAAATTGgcaaaaaaaactcaataagTTTGCCATATTGCCAAAACCCCCCACCCACCATTTTTGCAATTCCCAAAACCCCCTTCTTTTTACACTCCATGATTTTAAAACCCCCAAAGTATAtaacggtggttaacggagtgatttttaaattttatggacaaaaatacCCTTGCACGGGAAGTCGTGGTTGTAGCCATTTcggcggtgtgagaggaagtgggagAGGGGGGGAGGGTTCTATAGCCATTTTGAGCcgtttgcttgtcttctctcaactcgcgtctccagccATTTTTGCACATCCTCTGTAAaattcagcttttccctttccaccggtgtctcgaaGGGGAAGTCCagcgcaagtattcggcatttcatcagtttgcaatctaaggtattaattatagttttatgttaactattctgttacaaagaaacatttttcggttttgttttgtgattttgtttttattgaaagacaTTGAAGCTGTAGGGGGAtttatcggctagggttttgttagtctgcagggagatttctcggctagggttttgttttgttttgcattttcgtctgtgtacaagatcaaaatagtttttcgattgttgtgatttgtgtaatgtttataatgtacgttcCCCCCTTCAATTGATATGGTTACAGTTGtacaaatgaggtctccgtttaaagaatgagcttttaccgtttaagttttgtcgtctccgtttaaatattggcatccttatttaataatataggtcgctgtttaacaattgatatcacTGTTTAAGAATTTAGAGTTTACCGTTTAAtaacttatatttccgcttaacaatttGTGAATACGGCTGGCTGAATGTGCTGTTATTGtagcaggcttgtgattatggcggtcaatctagttaatgagcaatgctacttgacaccggtagtggagaccatagctgaattgaaagttcacatgatccctcgacactgggagatcatccgaaggacaccatttgcagcatttactgagttggaagttgtattccaagagcgggcccttcttgattctctgttgcaaaggtacgatagttgcaccaataaattcaggatcggggaaagcatgctgactttcaggcctgaagatgtggccctcgttcttggtctgcgttgcgatggagacgcagtcgtgtttcagaagaagaaaacacgctcagctttcgaaTAGTGGTATTTATacaaacctacgagagacataGAGACTCCATCAGGTGCACTCTTCAGTAACTCGTTGGacagagagaagaagaagaaaattttgtgaaactACTGATgttgtacctcatgggtacaatcttcttcccaaatacctccttCTCGGTTCCTAACTGGATTGTTGATTATGTCAATGATCTACCTAgaatggggcgatacgcatgggtgCAGGCGACGcataagtggcttatggaggacattccacaagcagccgctcgagtgcaaggtAGATGCgaggggaagaagaccaacacagggtatatcaAGGGTTGCACGAtcgcgcttaacatctggttttacgagctgaccggaaccggaaagaaagtccgtttctgcaagatcccaaggatgttgtgctacggtgaaaatacttaccggaagcaagcgacgatagaaaccagtttgttatctctcaaaggaaaagaggtaataaatcatgaacaatgtgtttaacagtagatgttaatgtttaaacatattatttaccgtttaactttgttcatttaccgtttaaaaagtattcttcaatttttaaaacttttggtCTCTGTTTACGTTgatgctataatgtttaaatatataagttcaatgtttaactatagtttttattatttaaactgaatgatttcgctaaattgtttgatttacacatgttagtttcctgagctggttccggcgaatgctgatgaagatatatttgttcgagCCAACCGTCGGTTcaatgctattgctccggaaccacttgctcgaaggcaagatgagagggcaacttcttccgtgcgcgctcgacgccgttctcctacttccatcCCAAAACGCACACGCATTCCTCGAAGCCAGAGAAGCgctcccctaccccgccagaTTACAACACCCCCACCGACGACAACATCGACAGTCCCCCCGATGGCTCTTTGGCTCGtagttcttcttcattttccaccattgtcgctttccaccattgtcgctttccaccattgtctcaaAGTTTTTCTTCGCTTGTAAGGACGATGCTGCAGTGTGAAGTCCTTGCAAGCAACCGGTCGACTGCAAGCGAGAAGCAGCGGGAAGTAAGAAAGTGACGATAGAAGCCAACCTATCATCACTCAAAGGAAAGTACTCCACTTATCATGAttctctctgtttaaatatcaatctttaatgtttaaaaaatatgattcaGTGTTTCACATATTGGttcactatttaaaatttttttatatagtttaaacaaatatgtaaaccgtttaaatattatcatttgactgtttaacaatatatgttattgtttaaattgaatgtttttaCTAACATTGTGTTCACTGACAGAGCCTCCAtgaagagaacacttgagcagcttgcttgttcactgtttaaattgaatgttgttACTGACATTATGTCgtttaaaccaatatgtaaaccgtttaaatattttgatttaactattttaaaatatatgtgattgtttaaattgaatggtTTATGCGACATCGTGTtgaagatggatatttttccaaaacattgTGTTACAGGCATTCCATCAATTCTCTTGGGTACctcatgggtctctgtttaaacatcaacctttttacgtttaaacaattatatatattctttaaactatcggttcactgtttaaataatttgtatatcgtttaaactttttttttttgtttaaaccgttgtcactatttaaatatatttattttttgtttaaacaccgttgtcactgtttaagtaGTAAGgcgattttgtttaacattttgtttgtttataatgccgttttttgtttctaaaaatgtttaaatataaaaaattgacactcaaataagtttgtttcatttataatagttaaacatttacaatggcctctgattaaatatcaaaagttcacaCTCGGATAcgtttgtttcatttcaaataaaatatttacaacatttacaacatccacaacatttacaatgtctTCACGGACATTGGACACTTGCGAGTCTATCCTatttcgtctattaagatttcagctttcctcaacaagtatctgtatcttcgaatgctcacggcggttgcataacatgcgcatcaacttgaacctatacaacgtagaacacgaacaGTTAAAAAAGGcagttaaacaattaaacaaagataataatatttgcacattaaggaaaaaaaattttaaacgaTGAGaataattctcaagtgataaatatcaatttcgTTTTAAAGTATGTGTCGTGGTCACTCTctccggagaatcctccgcaatcaagcaatgcgtgaaaactttcttgtcctgatcaagtcaaaatgcccgcttaattgcttcccCATCATCCTCCGCATTTAGGCAATTAGGCAGGGTTTCTGACTTGaacatgaaaagaaaagtttaacttgttgcgtgatcgaTTCTCTATAAGAGGATGATCACGACAAATCCTTTACACgaatatcctggacacatgaagatgaaactcatccgagaagaagcagaggtcgaggaggagggggtgttcaggggaagtggtcttccttctcatttatggtgtgaagtccgtaagccggttgacgcttcagattcgagaaaaaaaatggaaacgtACAGGGGACCGAGCTTTACTCATTAACGAGATAGAATTTAAtaccgtcattaattcttgtgcacgggataccataaatttgCCATTGGCCACATGACAACAGTTCAGTTTAAACGGAATTGAAAATAGtttaagcagagatataaaatgtttaaatgatacattataatgttaaacggtagtgcaaatagttaaatactgacaaataaattaaacgaagaagacaagtgttaaatataaaaataatgtatttaaacagagacatgcGACGTTAAATGGTaatcaacttatacaactagataaacataaaagagaaaaatcttacaacgagaaaaactcattttcagtaggattcgacaatgccacagcgtctgtctcgacaagatcgacaatggcacatccgctggaagtcaacctcgttttctattggacaaaccgttttatatccatcgggtgtgataaacttcaccctgacaagagggaacatcaagacccaatcgctcacgtatctcagctaagctaacaccaattcccaagaagtcagcgccgtgaacaatAGCCCTCGAATCGAAGAAATTATAACCTTATCAAGAAACAGGCagaattcaaatataacaaaccaaatgaggagaataagaaaaagaagaagaagatgtgatgagccttctaaactttgtttgacaaaaatcaacaaaaaaatgtaaaattgtatgtataaagattggacatgatgtgagtgGCTGTTTTTCCCCGCTATTTTCAATAgcaaaaatagaatttcataacatggtcgcatttcaagtgaacggtagggggtaaaagagaaattaaacaataacggaagggttgtccagGGTTTGTCAAAATTGGAGGGGCTGTttggaaatttttgaaattcacgagggataaacagtaattttcgTAGATGCATAATCTACTTTGAGAGTTCAaggattaattttaatttttttttaataacatttaagtttttatttatattacttatgatattaataattaaaaaacattaattacacctaaattatttatataataaatgtccataagactATTGAAATCtaagatataaaatagtttctatggtagggattgtttaattatattattttatatatgatattatttcaaaactcttcacaaaattttaaaaattccgATGCAAAGACGGAGAAAATgcctagtatatatatatatatatatatatatatatatatatatatatatatatatatatatatatatatatatataatataattattctgAGCCCGTATTTGTTCTCATTCACATtgattagtttatttattacttgatgCTACAATAAAGACAA containing:
- the LOC120282941 gene encoding exocyst complex component EXO70H1-like, which produces MPRLGLRALFFGSYHESHHPQRLHDPISNHGRSLTAPPSPSYYPGRSSSVTCSPSRQTFSATMMDENIALTESIIMRWDPSTNLEARMTSLFRSDKREAGLLLRAVGDLQRAMLFFSSDELAGDPAVRSRNLVRAQALMQAAIRRLEHELDLLLSSSPDPLESISARTSSSSGNDELSDEEKISSASDAVPAADDDLRAISEAMIAAGYGKEYVRIYKTRRKSIVDEGLYRLGFERLSSSQIQKLDWDILELKIKSWLRGTGPAIQTLFSSELTLAEHVFSGSNSILESCFADITRDAATALLSFPDSIAKTKSTPEKLFRILDLYDTISTLLPSIKTLFSFESTTSVLSQTLTSLQKLEETANSLLADFESLIQKDASRSAISGGGVHPLTRYVINYLIFLGDYKLPLANILANSNPSSPQEPDPEESSLSSPMAKRISWLVFVLLCKLDSKAETYKHVGQSYLFLANNLHYIVNKISESELKEILGDEWLQRHSAKVRHYMGNYERLVWATVAAAIPAVGVATAEEAGESMKAFNAAFEEASRNQGEWVVVDKTSRDEVRASAVRMVVPAYRGFYWRCRELLGGSAGSAAVRYSPEDVRNRIEELVSISPGSGLGSSPSLGSGSGTGSCWASGPGSKLSFCWRSDTK